In [Clostridium] cellulosi, one genomic interval encodes:
- a CDS encoding rrf2 family protein, putative transcriptional regulator (High confidence in function and specificity) — MRISTKGRYGLRAMLDLAVNSNGEKVSLFSIAKRQNISVNYLEQVFSLLRKAGFVSSIKGASGGYLLAMEPSKIRVGDILRSLEGDLMVVDEDTDSGADSNDIQQCLRKNVWDKLNESLAEAADSITLRDLVENYRDMASSPMFYI; from the coding sequence ATGAGGATTTCAACAAAAGGCAGATATGGTTTGAGAGCCATGCTCGATTTGGCGGTAAACTCAAACGGGGAAAAGGTGTCGCTGTTCAGTATTGCAAAAAGGCAAAATATTTCTGTAAACTACCTCGAACAGGTGTTTTCACTGCTCAGAAAGGCGGGATTTGTCAGCAGTATAAAAGGCGCCTCGGGGGGATATCTCCTTGCTATGGAGCCTTCAAAAATAAGAGTCGGCGATATTCTCCGCAGCCTTGAGGGTGACCTTATGGTAGTTGATGAGGATACAGACAGCGGCGCAGATAGCAATGATATTCAGCAGTGTCTCAGGAAAAATGTATGGGATAAACTAAACGAAAGCCTCGCCGAGGCAGCCGACTCAATAACACTGCGCGACCTTGTTGAGAATTACAGGGACATGGCGAGCAGCCCGATGTTTTATATTTAA
- a CDS encoding putative membrane protein (Hypothetical protein), producing MWFVLGMCYATVELLWRGVTYLPMIWVGGLCGLCVGLLNQHPFFCGCRMWQQCLIGTLITLVIEFVSGYILNIKLGLDIWDYSSIPFNLMGQICLPYGILWFFLMPFAVYLDDWLRWKLFYEKKPRGGPLANYVMLFTGA from the coding sequence TTGTGGTTTGTCCTCGGAATGTGCTATGCGACTGTCGAGCTTCTTTGGCGGGGCGTTACATATCTTCCGATGATATGGGTTGGCGGCCTATGCGGACTCTGTGTCGGGCTATTAAATCAACACCCATTTTTTTGCGGCTGCCGCATGTGGCAGCAGTGCCTTATCGGCACATTGATTACACTCGTGATTGAATTTGTGAGCGGCTATATATTGAATATAAAACTCGGGCTTGATATCTGGGATTACTCCAGCATCCCTTTTAACTTAATGGGTCAGATTTGCCTGCCTTATGGCATACTGTGGTTTTTTCTTATGCCGTTTGCAGTCTATCTTGACGATTGGCTTAGATGGAAGCTTTTTTATGAGAAAAAACCGCGCGGCGGCCCCCTTGCCAATTATGTAATGCTCTTTACGGGAGCTTAA
- the aspS3 gene encoding Aspartate-tRNA ligase (High confidence in function and specificity), protein MLRTHHCNELRVEHVGTRATLAGWVDTIRDHGSVKFLDLRDHYGVTQIVFHDDSMLEGINRETVISATGIVRKRDEDTINPKLDTGLVELHADSIKVLGECKNMLPFEIKDSVATREEIRLKYRYLDLRNPKIHKNIVLRSEVISFFRNRMQELGFMEIQTPILTASSPEGARDYLVPSRKHKGKFYALPQAPQQFKQMLMVSGFDKYFQIAPCFRDEDARQDRSPGEFYQLDFEMAFAEQEDVLKIAETVLYEAFTKFSNKRVSPAPFKRITYKEAMLKYGTDKPDLRNPLTICDLTEFFSNVEFKAFKNKPVRGIVADCSGCSRSFFENSLKFALSIGMKGLGYITLNDGKFKGPIEKFLSPEQKQEIIKLSGIKEGETLFFISDKPKTVDLYAGQIRTWLGENLNLIDKDAFEFCFIVDFPMYEYNPETDKIEFTHNPFSMPQGGLEALENKDPLDILAYQYDVVCNGVELSSGAVRNHSPQIMKKAFEIAGYSEEDLIQKFGALYTAFHYGAPPHAGMAPGIDRIVMLLAGEDTIRDVIAFPLNGNAQDLLMGAPSEVTEQQLREVHIKLR, encoded by the coding sequence ATGTTAAGGACTCATCACTGCAACGAGCTCAGGGTTGAGCATGTCGGCACAAGAGCCACTCTTGCCGGTTGGGTTGACACGATACGTGACCATGGAAGCGTCAAGTTTTTGGATTTGCGTGACCATTATGGAGTTACGCAGATAGTATTTCACGACGATTCAATGCTCGAGGGTATAAACCGTGAGACCGTCATTTCGGCCACAGGAATTGTCCGCAAAAGAGACGAGGATACAATAAATCCAAAACTCGACACAGGACTTGTTGAACTGCACGCAGACAGCATTAAGGTTTTGGGCGAATGTAAAAATATGCTGCCGTTTGAAATCAAAGACTCTGTCGCCACGCGCGAGGAAATCCGCTTAAAATACCGTTATCTTGATCTGCGCAATCCGAAGATTCATAAAAATATAGTTTTGCGTTCAGAGGTTATAAGCTTTTTCAGAAACCGCATGCAGGAACTCGGCTTTATGGAGATCCAGACCCCGATTCTTACCGCTTCCTCACCGGAAGGCGCGAGGGATTACCTTGTTCCGAGCCGCAAACACAAGGGCAAATTCTATGCCCTGCCGCAGGCTCCCCAGCAGTTTAAGCAGATGCTGATGGTGTCTGGTTTCGATAAATATTTCCAGATTGCGCCCTGTTTCCGCGACGAAGACGCAAGGCAAGACCGTTCTCCGGGCGAATTTTATCAGCTCGATTTCGAGATGGCCTTTGCTGAGCAGGAGGATGTGCTGAAAATCGCCGAAACTGTCCTGTATGAGGCGTTTACGAAATTTTCAAACAAGCGTGTTTCCCCCGCTCCGTTCAAACGCATTACCTATAAAGAAGCCATGCTCAAATACGGCACTGACAAGCCTGACTTGAGAAATCCCCTCACAATCTGCGACCTCACCGAATTTTTCTCAAATGTTGAATTCAAAGCGTTCAAGAATAAACCTGTCCGCGGCATCGTAGCTGACTGCTCCGGCTGTTCGAGGAGTTTCTTTGAAAACTCTCTGAAATTTGCCCTGAGTATCGGCATGAAGGGGCTCGGCTATATCACACTTAATGACGGCAAATTCAAGGGCCCGATTGAAAAATTCCTGTCGCCGGAACAAAAGCAGGAAATCATTAAACTTAGCGGCATAAAAGAGGGAGAGACGCTGTTCTTTATCAGCGACAAGCCTAAGACAGTTGATTTGTATGCGGGCCAGATAAGGACATGGCTCGGTGAAAACCTCAATCTCATCGACAAGGATGCGTTTGAGTTCTGCTTTATTGTCGATTTCCCGATGTACGAATATAATCCGGAAACAGACAAGATTGAGTTTACCCACAACCCGTTCTCAATGCCTCAGGGAGGGCTTGAAGCCCTTGAGAACAAAGACCCGTTAGATATACTGGCTTACCAGTACGATGTAGTATGCAACGGTGTCGAATTGTCGTCAGGTGCAGTGAGAAACCATTCGCCGCAGATTATGAAAAAGGCGTTTGAAATAGCTGGATATTCGGAAGAGGATCTTATCCAAAAATTTGGCGCTCTTTATACGGCGTTCCACTACGGTGCCCCGCCTCACGCCGGTATGGCACCAGGTATAGACAGGATAGTAATGCTGCTTGCCGGCGAGGATACAATCCGCGACGTCATTGCCTTCCCGCTTAACGGAAATGCGCAGGATCTTCTGATGGGAGCGCCGAGCGAAGTCACCGAACAACAGCTCCGTGAAGTGCATATAAAGCTTCGCTGA
- a CDS encoding Allergen V5/Tpx-1 related-like protein (High confidence in function and specificity), giving the protein MKYIKLHLYTRHKPPLTDKNTDEVVKLHLKRTIAAIVSACMLTITASAQSTYTVKSGDTLWKIASKHQVGLSELIAANPQIKNISLIYPGQKITIPAQPSTTAFEDEVIRLVNNERAKRGLMKLTKNWELSRVARYKSQDMANKHYFSHTSPTYGSPFTMMQNFGIRFSAAGENIAMGQRTPQEVMNAWMNSAGHRANILSPVYNQIGVGMAKNSAGVVFWTQEFIKSP; this is encoded by the coding sequence ATGAAATATATCAAACTTCATTTATATACCAGACATAAACCACCTCTGACAGATAAAAATACGGATGAGGTGGTAAAGTTGCATTTAAAAAGAACCATTGCTGCCATTGTTTCGGCATGTATGCTGACTATTACTGCATCGGCGCAGTCAACTTATACTGTTAAATCAGGCGACACGCTGTGGAAAATTGCATCTAAACATCAGGTTGGATTAAGTGAACTGATTGCTGCAAATCCGCAGATTAAAAACATCTCGCTTATCTATCCAGGTCAGAAAATCACGATTCCGGCTCAGCCGAGCACGACAGCCTTTGAAGATGAGGTTATAAGGCTCGTAAATAACGAACGCGCAAAACGGGGACTTATGAAACTCACGAAAAACTGGGAGCTTTCCCGCGTGGCGCGCTACAAATCTCAGGATATGGCAAACAAGCATTATTTCTCACATACGTCTCCGACTTACGGTTCGCCTTTTACGATGATGCAGAATTTCGGTATTCGTTTTTCAGCTGCCGGCGAAAACATCGCCATGGGACAGAGAACCCCGCAGGAAGTAATGAATGCTTGGATGAATTCGGCGGGGCATAGGGCAAATATCTTAAGCCCGGTATATAATCAGATAGGTGTCGGCATGGCGAAAAACAGCGCCGGAGTTGTTTTCTGGACACAGGAATTTATAAAATCGCCATAA
- a CDS encoding hypothetical protein (High confidence in function and specificity) has translation MNEKFCKLGFRPADILLPKNCNMEKWSVVACDQYTSEPEYWKSVEDFVGNAPSTLHMILPEAELNADGVEERISSINKNMDDYLDSGVFKEIKESFILVERTLKNGDVRTGLVGAVDLEQYDYNKGAASLIRATEGTVLERIPPRVRVREGASLELPHVMLLIDDPECTVIEPLTEQKAQLETLYDFDLMFGSGHIKGYRVSGKALDSVADALSALGDPTSFNKKYGLENKPVLLFAVGDGNHSLATAKECWERIKKTLPCGEYNHPARYALVELVNIHDKSLNFEPIHRVVFETDPDKIIREFLNFYPSAKLGEGEGQRIEFVSAQKRGVLTVKNPESGLAVGTLQNFLDQYIKKNGGRVDYVHGEEVAESLGSKPGNIGFLLPPMGKSELFTTIITDGVLPRKTFSMGHAYDKRFYLECRKIK, from the coding sequence TTGAACGAAAAATTTTGTAAACTTGGGTTCCGCCCTGCGGATATCTTACTCCCAAAGAACTGCAACATGGAAAAATGGAGCGTTGTTGCATGTGACCAATATACCTCTGAGCCGGAATATTGGAAAAGTGTTGAAGATTTTGTGGGTAACGCACCTTCTACGCTGCATATGATTCTCCCTGAAGCGGAGTTAAATGCTGACGGCGTTGAAGAGCGTATCTCATCAATCAATAAAAATATGGACGATTACCTTGACAGCGGCGTCTTTAAAGAAATCAAGGAATCTTTTATTCTCGTTGAACGCACCCTCAAAAACGGAGATGTGCGCACTGGCCTTGTCGGAGCAGTCGACCTGGAACAATACGATTATAACAAAGGTGCAGCTTCGCTGATACGTGCGACCGAAGGCACTGTCCTTGAAAGAATTCCTCCGCGCGTCCGCGTCAGGGAAGGCGCAAGTCTCGAACTGCCCCATGTTATGCTGCTGATTGACGACCCAGAGTGCACAGTTATCGAACCGCTCACCGAGCAAAAGGCACAGCTTGAGACATTATATGATTTTGACCTTATGTTCGGCAGCGGACATATAAAAGGCTACAGGGTAAGCGGCAAGGCACTTGACAGCGTTGCTGACGCACTTTCTGCCTTAGGAGACCCCACATCATTCAACAAAAAATATGGGTTAGAAAACAAGCCCGTTTTGCTGTTTGCGGTTGGAGACGGCAACCATTCACTTGCTACTGCAAAAGAATGTTGGGAACGAATCAAAAAGACTTTACCTTGCGGAGAATACAATCATCCGGCGCGGTACGCTCTCGTGGAACTTGTAAACATCCATGACAAATCCCTTAATTTTGAGCCTATCCACCGCGTCGTGTTTGAAACAGACCCTGACAAGATAATTAGAGAGTTCTTAAACTTCTATCCAAGCGCAAAGCTCGGCGAAGGCGAGGGGCAGCGCATAGAATTCGTAAGCGCCCAGAAACGCGGCGTTTTGACGGTTAAGAATCCGGAGAGCGGACTCGCCGTTGGAACACTCCAGAATTTCCTCGACCAATACATAAAGAAAAACGGCGGCAGGGTTGATTATGTCCACGGCGAAGAAGTCGCCGAGTCGCTCGGCTCAAAGCCCGGCAATATCGGATTTTTACTTCCGCCGATGGGCAAGTCGGAGCTTTTCACAACCATTATTACCGACGGCGTTTTGCCGCGCAAGACCTTTTCAATGGGTCATGCCTATGACAAGCGTTTCTACCTCGAGTGCAGAAAAATAAAATAA
- a CDS encoding primosome subunit DnaD (High confidence in function and specificity): MKLKLKINCFNGVMALPAEAVDKYINEASHSDLKVLLYVFRNSTGTLDTSEICAALKITEDQLEKSLLFWEKAGLIKVDGNLQKDKKQDKQVSESGKAREQTAAHRIIDMPTQYGQEEIAKKSQENAEIKFLLEAVPHQLGRLLSPSECSTLVYLYEGAGLPADVIIMLVGYCASFGKGNMRYIEKMAISWAEEGIDTHEKAENKIKELEERRGYEGQVRSIMGITDRALTPTERQHISRWCSWKMPIDLVKLAYDIGVTRTGKLSFSYINSILNAWHEKGFTTVEQARNENKKSRAVDDKTPSYDIDEYVRLSMKSLHDE, encoded by the coding sequence ATGAAATTAAAATTGAAAATCAACTGCTTTAATGGCGTTATGGCCTTGCCCGCCGAGGCGGTGGATAAATACATAAACGAAGCTTCGCATAGCGATTTGAAAGTGCTCTTATATGTTTTTCGCAATTCAACCGGAACGCTTGATACGTCAGAAATTTGCGCCGCTTTGAAAATTACCGAAGATCAGCTTGAAAAATCGCTTTTGTTCTGGGAAAAGGCTGGACTCATTAAGGTTGACGGTAATCTCCAAAAAGATAAGAAGCAGGACAAACAAGTAAGCGAATCCGGAAAAGCGCGTGAGCAAACTGCCGCTCACAGGATTATAGATATGCCGACTCAGTACGGGCAGGAAGAGATCGCGAAAAAATCGCAGGAGAACGCGGAAATTAAGTTTTTGCTTGAAGCGGTTCCACACCAGCTTGGAAGGCTCTTGTCCCCCTCGGAATGTTCGACGCTTGTCTATTTATACGAGGGTGCGGGGCTTCCTGCGGACGTTATCATAATGCTGGTAGGGTACTGTGCCTCCTTCGGCAAAGGCAATATGCGGTACATAGAAAAGATGGCGATAAGCTGGGCGGAAGAGGGTATTGATACCCATGAAAAAGCGGAAAACAAGATAAAGGAACTCGAGGAGCGCAGGGGATATGAAGGTCAGGTCCGCTCAATCATGGGTATAACTGACCGTGCCCTTACACCTACTGAAAGACAGCATATATCGCGCTGGTGCAGTTGGAAGATGCCGATAGACCTCGTCAAACTCGCTTATGATATAGGCGTTACGAGAACCGGAAAACTATCTTTTTCATATATAAATTCGATTTTGAATGCGTGGCATGAAAAAGGCTTTACTACGGTTGAGCAGGCCCGCAATGAAAACAAAAAGAGCAGAGCAGTGGATGATAAGACTCCGTCCTATGACATTGACGAATACGTACGGCTTTCAATGAAATCTCTGCACGATGAATAG
- a CDS encoding AAA ATPase (High confidence in function and specificity) translates to MPYDSEVFAAALRRVEQRRAQAIQENERIKYELYKKIPRLAEIERELAETGIKVAKEILNSSGDTSSKLEKLRSQNLSLQAERAELLVANGYPKEILAINYFCPKCHDTGYCGDSVCDCLRALLREEACKRANAGSPLPLFTFDTFDLSYYPDEHDDRFDFNVRWHMEKVLNHCKNYAADFKHADTSLLMLGKTGLGKTHLALSIANAVIEQGFGVVYDTAQNIFMKMEDENFGRSDKKYTFSVFDCDLLILDELPDYASPFAVNTLYNIINTRMLHHRPMIVSTNLTEKELESRYGERIFSRLIGEFKLLKFFGSDIRQLKLRRKANC, encoded by the coding sequence ATGCCATATGATTCTGAAGTTTTCGCAGCGGCGCTAAGAAGGGTAGAGCAGCGCCGTGCGCAAGCTATTCAGGAGAACGAGCGCATAAAATATGAGCTATATAAGAAAATACCGAGACTCGCTGAGATAGAACGCGAACTTGCCGAAACCGGCATAAAAGTTGCGAAAGAAATTTTGAATTCAAGCGGTGATACCTCGTCAAAACTTGAAAAGCTCCGTTCGCAGAACCTTTCTCTGCAGGCCGAGCGTGCGGAACTGCTTGTTGCGAACGGTTACCCTAAGGAAATACTTGCTATCAATTACTTTTGCCCGAAATGCCACGATACCGGTTACTGCGGCGATTCTGTCTGCGACTGCTTAAGGGCGCTTCTGCGGGAGGAAGCCTGCAAGCGGGCGAATGCAGGCTCGCCCCTGCCGCTTTTTACGTTTGATACATTTGACTTAAGCTACTACCCAGACGAGCATGACGATAGGTTTGACTTTAATGTGCGGTGGCATATGGAAAAAGTTTTGAATCACTGTAAAAATTATGCGGCCGATTTCAAGCACGCGGATACAAGCCTGCTGATGCTTGGCAAAACAGGGCTCGGGAAAACACATCTTGCGCTTTCCATAGCAAACGCCGTTATTGAACAGGGATTCGGCGTCGTATACGATACAGCCCAAAATATTTTCATGAAGATGGAAGATGAGAATTTCGGGCGAAGTGACAAGAAGTATACATTCTCAGTTTTTGACTGTGACCTGTTAATACTTGACGAGCTTCCTGACTATGCCTCGCCGTTTGCTGTAAATACGCTGTATAATATCATCAATACCCGCATGCTTCATCACCGCCCGATGATTGTCAGCACGAATTTGACTGAAAAGGAGCTTGAGTCAAGATACGGTGAACGCATATTCTCGCGGCTTATCGGCGAGTTCAAGCTGCTCAAATTCTTTGGGAGCGATATAAGACAGTTGAAACTGCGCCGAAAGGCGAACTGTTAA
- a CDS encoding putative secreted protein (Hypothetical protein) → MKRKISSLLVAVAFGVMFMLSVAAASGYAGSCKCIGNHQSA, encoded by the coding sequence ATGAAGAGAAAGATTTCAAGTCTTTTAGTTGCTGTAGCATTTGGCGTTATGTTTATGCTCAGTGTCGCCGCTGCAAGCGGTTACGCGGGCAGTTGTAAATGTATAGGTAACCATCAAAGTGCATGA
- a CDS encoding hypothetical protein (High confidence in function and specificity), with protein sequence MDFNFFMPVKVVSGYGCFENSQDELKPLGKRCLIVTGKNSAKTNGALKTAEKVLKDAGIDYLIYDKIIPNPLLSSCYEAGIMARKFRADFILGIGGGSPLDSAKAAAVFASNPSMQPEDIYKCNFSKALPIVLVGTTAGTGSEVTATAVLTIDSKNIKKSITHKCCYATLAFADPKYTETCPYNLTVSAALDALCHAIEGYYSKRAGDIAHAAALVAVKKLWPNMMWLRQHPDTLPDGKAREELYYGSLWAGITLNLSGTGFPHPAGYPLSVELGIPHGKACAIFLPDYIRHNAPAAPELTVKLISALGCGIDPFCEAVKDLTAVRGVKLSPQKCLEYAKMLEGRKNLTNAVNPSTVDEVHSIYLKLLG encoded by the coding sequence ATGGATTTTAATTTTTTCATGCCGGTTAAAGTGGTAAGCGGCTATGGCTGCTTTGAGAATTCCCAAGATGAACTCAAACCTCTTGGTAAAAGGTGTCTCATTGTTACCGGCAAAAATTCCGCAAAAACAAACGGCGCTCTTAAAACTGCTGAAAAAGTGCTCAAAGACGCGGGTATAGACTATCTAATTTATGACAAAATAATTCCGAACCCGCTGCTGTCATCGTGCTATGAAGCCGGAATCATGGCAAGAAAATTCCGCGCTGACTTTATTCTTGGTATAGGCGGAGGCTCACCGCTTGATTCTGCTAAAGCGGCTGCTGTCTTTGCAAGCAATCCTTCAATGCAGCCTGAAGACATTTATAAATGCAATTTTTCAAAGGCCCTGCCGATTGTTCTTGTCGGCACAACTGCAGGCACTGGAAGCGAAGTCACCGCAACCGCAGTTTTGACGATAGACAGCAAAAATATCAAAAAAAGTATTACTCACAAATGCTGTTATGCAACACTTGCTTTTGCCGACCCAAAGTATACTGAAACCTGTCCCTATAATCTGACTGTATCGGCGGCACTCGACGCACTATGCCACGCCATAGAGGGGTATTATTCAAAAAGAGCCGGTGATATTGCTCATGCCGCAGCTCTCGTCGCAGTTAAAAAGCTGTGGCCGAATATGATGTGGCTGCGCCAGCACCCGGACACGCTGCCGGACGGAAAAGCGCGTGAAGAACTTTACTACGGTTCGCTGTGGGCCGGAATAACACTCAACCTTTCCGGAACCGGTTTCCCCCACCCTGCCGGCTATCCGCTGTCGGTGGAACTCGGTATACCGCATGGAAAGGCATGCGCTATTTTTCTGCCTGACTACATAAGACATAACGCTCCTGCTGCACCGGAGCTTACTGTTAAGCTTATCAGTGCGCTCGGCTGCGGCATAGATCCGTTTTGCGAAGCAGTTAAAGACCTCACCGCGGTAAGAGGCGTTAAACTTTCACCGCAAAAGTGTCTTGAATACGCAAAAATGCTGGAAGGACGGAAAAACCTTACTAACGCCGTTAATCCCTCGACAGTTGATGAAGTACATTCTATCTATCTGAAGCTGTTAGGATAA
- a CDS encoding hypothetical protein (High confidence in function and specificity), which translates to MAYSQKVMDHFMNPRNTGEIPDADGVGEVGNPVCGDIMKMYLKIKDNVITDVKFKTFGCGAAVATSSIATEMIKGKTVDEALKLSNKAVIEALDGLPPAKIHCSVLAEQAVKAALSDYYRKQGIDPLPIVGPIEDCEACHLHESKN; encoded by the coding sequence ATGGCATATAGTCAAAAGGTCATGGACCATTTCATGAATCCCCGTAACACAGGTGAAATTCCTGACGCCGACGGTGTCGGTGAAGTTGGCAATCCTGTCTGCGGCGATATAATGAAAATGTACCTTAAAATAAAGGATAATGTTATTACTGACGTCAAATTCAAAACATTCGGCTGCGGTGCCGCTGTCGCTACATCTTCAATTGCAACAGAAATGATAAAAGGCAAAACAGTAGATGAGGCTTTGAAGCTCTCCAATAAGGCAGTTATCGAGGCTCTTGACGGTTTGCCGCCGGCAAAAATCCACTGTTCTGTCCTTGCCGAGCAGGCGGTTAAGGCCGCACTTTCGGACTATTATCGCAAACAGGGCATTGACCCACTGCCGATAGTCGGTCCTATTGAAGACTGTGAAGCATGTCACCTGCATGAGTCAAAAAACTGA
- the iscS1 gene encoding Cysteine desulfurase (High confidence in function and specificity) yields the protein MDKFVYADNAATTPVTKEVLDEMLPYFCDKYGNPSSIYSKGREAHEAIDIARKRVADALGADEHEIFFTSGGSEADNWAIRGIAHANVKKGKHLITTKFEHHAVLHTMKALEKEGFEVTYLDVNSNGIVKPSDLEAAIRPDTTLVSIMYANNEIGTIQPIPELAKICSDKGVVFHTDAVQAVGHIPINVKEEHIDLLSLSAHKFHGPKGVGALYIRKGLRFPNLIEGGAQEKNRRAGTENVPGIVGLGKAIELACASMDENAKKVIKLRDKLIDGILKIPYTRLNGDRTKRLPGNVNVSIEGIEGESLLLLLDMNGICASSGSACTSGSLDPSHVLLAIGLKHEVAHGSLRFSLSELNTEEDIDYILEKLPPIVERLRAMSPVWENMMKNK from the coding sequence ATGGATAAGTTTGTATATGCTGACAACGCTGCGACAACACCTGTCACAAAAGAGGTACTTGACGAGATGCTCCCGTATTTCTGCGACAAATACGGCAATCCGTCAAGCATTTATTCAAAAGGCCGCGAAGCCCATGAAGCTATTGATATAGCACGGAAAAGAGTGGCCGATGCGCTGGGCGCCGATGAGCATGAAATATTCTTCACCTCCGGCGGCTCAGAAGCCGATAACTGGGCAATACGCGGTATTGCTCACGCCAATGTCAAAAAGGGCAAACACCTTATCACAACTAAATTTGAACATCACGCCGTCCTGCATACAATGAAAGCGCTTGAAAAGGAAGGCTTTGAAGTTACTTATCTTGATGTCAATTCGAACGGTATCGTAAAACCGTCTGACCTTGAAGCGGCAATCAGACCCGATACAACCCTTGTTTCCATAATGTATGCAAACAATGAGATAGGCACAATTCAACCTATTCCCGAACTTGCAAAAATATGCTCAGATAAGGGCGTTGTTTTTCATACTGATGCCGTACAGGCTGTCGGCCATATTCCAATCAACGTAAAAGAAGAACATATCGATCTGCTGTCGCTTTCAGCCCATAAATTCCATGGCCCGAAGGGCGTAGGAGCTTTGTATATAAGAAAGGGCCTGCGTTTCCCGAACCTTATCGAAGGCGGCGCTCAGGAGAAAAACCGCCGCGCCGGCACAGAAAATGTCCCCGGCATAGTAGGACTCGGAAAGGCAATTGAACTTGCATGTGCCTCAATGGACGAAAACGCCAAAAAGGTCATCAAGCTCCGCGATAAGCTTATCGACGGCATACTCAAGATTCCGTATACAAGGCTTAATGGTGACCGCACAAAGAGGCTTCCCGGAAATGTCAATGTATCCATCGAAGGTATTGAGGGCGAATCTTTGCTGCTGCTGCTTGACATGAACGGTATCTGCGCGTCATCAGGTTCTGCCTGCACCTCTGGTTCACTTGACCCGTCGCATGTTCTGCTCGCGATTGGCCTTAAGCATGAAGTCGCACATGGGTCCCTCAGATTTTCACTGTCCGAGCTCAACACTGAGGAGGACATCGACTATATACTCGAAAAGCTGCCGCCAATCGTTGAGAGACTGCGCGCTATGTCCCCTGTTTGGGAAAATATGATGAAGAATAAGTAA
- a CDS encoding Ribonuclease H (High confidence in function and specificity), translating into MELKHVEIFTDGACRGNPGPGGYGVILRYGKHEKELSGGYSNTTNNRMELLAAITGLAALNEQCRVTLYSDSSYLVNGIKKGWAKKWKANGWIKGDKKPALNADLWDKLLQLIDKHEVEIVWVKGHAGHPENERCDKLAVEAALKSAGDGTTFL; encoded by the coding sequence ATGGAACTAAAGCATGTCGAAATATTTACAGACGGAGCCTGCCGCGGCAACCCCGGCCCCGGCGGATATGGGGTAATCCTCCGTTACGGCAAGCATGAAAAGGAGCTTTCCGGAGGTTATTCAAATACAACCAACAACCGGATGGAACTGCTCGCAGCCATCACCGGCCTTGCTGCCCTCAACGAACAATGCCGTGTAACGCTATATAGCGACTCCAGTTACCTTGTCAACGGCATTAAAAAGGGCTGGGCAAAAAAGTGGAAGGCAAACGGCTGGATTAAAGGCGACAAAAAGCCCGCCCTAAACGCAGACCTTTGGGATAAACTGCTCCAGCTAATTGATAAACACGAGGTTGAGATAGTCTGGGTCAAGGGTCACGCCGGCCATCCGGAAAACGAACGCTGCGATAAACTCGCTGTTGAAGCGGCATTAAAATCAGCAGGCGACGGCACAACATTTTTATAA